One genomic segment of Macaca fascicularis isolate 582-1 chromosome 19, T2T-MFA8v1.1 includes these proteins:
- the OR1I1 gene encoding olfactory receptor 1I1, with translation MASLTPGSVWIFSLFVPTRQRPYMEPENQTEISEFFLQGLSAKPEHQTLLFTMFLSTYLVTIIGNVLIILAIITDSHLHMPMYFFLFNLSLVDILLSSTTVPKMLVNIQTQSRAITFAGCLTQMYAFHLFGTMDSFLLAVMAIDRFVAIVHPLRYLVLMCPRVCGLLLGVSWVITNLQSLIHTCLMVQLTFCASSEISHFFCDLMPLLKLSCSDTHTNELMIFASGIVMGTSPLSCILLSYIRIFRTVFKIPSARGKWKAFSTCGSHLTVVSLFYGTIFAIYLQPASPSSSQKDKVATLMCGVVIPMLNPFIYSLRNKDVKAALGKLIGKVAIPCPRPEQFLDVYHVPGSLLGARDREMHPTPYPRGVQSLAGNRDTE, from the coding sequence ATGGCATCCCTGACCCCCGGCTCTGTGTggattttctccctttttgttcCCACTAGACAACGACCATACAtggaaccagaaaaccaaaccGAAATCTCAGAATTCTTTCTTCAGGGACTCTCAGCAAAGCCAGAGCATCAGACCCTCCTCTTCACAATGTTCCTCTCCACATACCTGGTCACCATCATTGGAAATGTCCTCATTATCCTGGCCATCATCACAGACTCTCACCTCCACATGCCCATGTACTTCTTCCTCTTCAACCTCTCACTTGTTGACATCCTATTATCCTCCACCACCGTCCCCAAGATGCTAGTGAACATCCAGACTCAGAGCAGAGCCATCACCTTTGCGGGCTGCCTCACCCAGATGTATGCCTTCCACCTGTTCGGGACCATGGACAGCTTTCTCCTGGCGGTAATGGCCATCGACCGCTTCGTGGCCATTGTCCATCCGCTGCGTTACTTGGTTCTCATGTGCCCTCGTGTCTGTGGGTTGCTGCTGGGGGTATCGTGGGTGATCACCAACCTCCAGTCTCTCATACACACCTGCCTCATGGTTCAACTGACCTTCTGCGCCAGCTCCGAAATCTCCCACTTCTTTTGTGACCTCATGCCCCTGCTGAAGCTCTCCTGCTCGGACACACACACCAACGAGCTGATGATCTTTGCTTCTGGCATTGTCATGGGCACCAGCCCACTCTCCTGCATCCTCCTCTCGTACATCCGCATTTTCCGGACAGTCTTTAAGATCCCTTCGGCTCGGGGCAAGTGGAAAGCCTTCTCCACCTGTGGCTCACATCTCACTGTGGTGTCACTGTTCTACGGGACCATCTTTGCTATATACTTACAGCCCGCATCCCCCAGCTCCTCCCAGAAGGACAAGGTAGCCACCCTAATGTGTGGGGTAGTCATCCCCATGCTCAACCCCTTTATCTACAGCCTACGGAACAAGGACGTGAAGGCAGCCCTGGGGAAGCTCATCGGCAAAGTGGCCATCCCCTGTCCTAGGCCAGAACAGTTTTTGGATGTTTATCATGTTCCAGGATCACTGCTGGGTGCTAGAGACAGAGAGATGCATCCCACCCCCTACCCTCGAGGAGTTCAGAGTCTAGCTGGGAATAGAGACACGGAATAA